One Bacteroidales bacterium DNA window includes the following coding sequences:
- a CDS encoding carboxypeptidase regulatory-like domain-containing protein — MSLRLPKTALICLTLLFVSPFLWGQSRPGAGTGTIQTPDPARSPENLSVVTIGDGTELPGSPRVPIDFYWNTSLSETIYFADEIGQPAGSQITKIGYFNDFSDEPTEKPVKVYMGETSLQDLNGGWITSNNLIEVFSGTVTFPTGSNEIIIPLHRHYTYQGKNLVIMVYREKDTMVYDNADRFYATIDQSRKGRTLAISLDANESFTLYPENPPIHLTPTDHFPNISLYVMPGSNTTIYATDFETFTIPGQVACQYPVQWTTWENEPCGEQDAEISNDFHHSGTKSARVDNAVDLVLRLGNRTTGKYELSFFIYIPSGFCGYYNLLQNFGGAESKFGLEVYFHSDGTGFINADGYNTAQFDYAHNQWLPIKNIIDLNGDVAELIIGGASIHTWPWSAGATGTDGIRQLSAADFFAGVDENYPSDVPKYYIDDPEYKALDAPTCADLVVYPSAISQNLQYNTSTSRILTITNNGNTDHTFSIEPDYVSKSAEGSFNGKTAPRYGASTVYYNQTGNPSAETGVLSQTFITDLPDRICAAADDFIVPPGETWNITHVFAAGYYVSYVIHGEVPFVNVIFYADSSGYPGPAVHTFNAIPAHSDAAGDVNVFLPAPANLTSGTYWVSVAAYMSYSTNRYWYWSKEAAPAIQNEFAWKNPPGGLSQSCMSWCHASDYQPDKLDRNLTFALTDSVYVTPTSWLSVSPANGTIPAGGSIDVQLAIDPGNVTGTHQSNLVISTDDQVVPLRNVPISLKMNGEPGELPLVEGWDSDFLSRKWELDPITIQWNVNTANGNPKPEAWFFRPVNILNYSFSLVTQTLDAREILDNVTLKYDVKFQNPSTRATLECLSVEVYDGSEWQLICTHKNTQGGFGYLSKTFDITPHAAGKIFSVRFRVNGANTSNINVWEVDNIQVYQEEVGHLEGFASRLSDGSMVEGAVVTLINPQGEKYVTSTQNNGHFMVNRVKTGGYLLSVKKKGLNVVYDSITIVYGETLSKHYRMTAPTLTADPESVSVVVPVNQTATQTVTLYNEGNGPLGWIANFQSDSRKVSIPVSNGDFPRGSSPPSLERAPAKGPAHFEPARGAKGPTGFAFDLHHGMFFSFDTDDPGTPNAIATFDYGPYGGTFDAYQTSFLYVIDVSNDHLIKVDVISGTVTDIGKCDKIGGHTFTGLQIDKTTNTLYAVSAKANLTESQLYTIDKNTGITTPIGSLGLPACIDIAIDGSGQMYGYDIITDQSYKIDKTTAVSTLLGSIGFDANWAQGMSWNPDDDIIYLAAFNDWTQSGELRRLDVNSGNTEFVGNFRGEVDALAFPGGGSTWFAFEPITGQIEAGGSQEVTITFDGSHINEDESPVETGILVFKPDVTVADIDPAPVDLTMTIQGPMFGILNGTVTHSSIPVGEVEIRLVRENSPIEYTYFITTGPDGRYGFNEAIHGTYTLTAWKEGYNLYTVGGIAVTGDQTTTHDINLVAPIMNVNPLEINAATTEGETVVTTMTISNSGDGFLEWQSYITVTNEKISIPASDGRFPRTNIPPSAGPAPMAPRSGGSPSGSHFRGSTAYAFDLSEEKLFISFDTDDPGTKNIISAVDFLAVGSDFDGKDFSFMYVIDYDNFELKKIILETGEVTSVGPCVPREEHIWSGIAVNKLTNTMYGVSTNIDESALYTINMFTGEATEIGGIDIPAAIDCAIDGQGVMYSYCIVNQESYRVNLETLETTSLGPIGFDANYAQGMAWDPATDIIYLTAFNQEAFRGELRILDKETGNTEFLGAFDCEVDGVAFPGVVPWFTIEPRRGIIEPWAAQDVTVTMFSSLALLPIDYTLTGNIRLESDPNVGIVNVPVTLTVSPVAVDENESDGIAIYPNPTAGLVQIQSRNFIKELEIHSITGQSVYHSIKRGQKEMQLNLSELEPGVYLIRMVTDSGIHHRRLTMTR, encoded by the coding sequence ATGAGTCTAAGATTACCAAAAACAGCCCTGATTTGCCTGACTCTGTTGTTTGTGAGCCCTTTTCTTTGGGGGCAATCGCGGCCAGGTGCCGGAACAGGCACGATTCAAACCCCTGATCCGGCCAGATCTCCTGAAAATCTGAGTGTTGTCACCATCGGTGATGGAACCGAATTACCAGGATCGCCGCGGGTGCCCATTGATTTTTACTGGAATACCAGCCTGAGCGAGACCATCTATTTTGCCGATGAGATCGGACAGCCTGCCGGGTCACAGATTACGAAAATTGGCTATTTCAATGATTTTTCTGATGAACCCACGGAGAAGCCAGTGAAAGTGTATATGGGTGAAACAAGCCTGCAGGACCTCAATGGAGGGTGGATCACATCCAACAACCTGATCGAGGTTTTCAGCGGAACGGTAACTTTCCCGACCGGTTCCAATGAAATAATTATCCCTTTGCACCGGCATTATACATACCAGGGAAAGAACCTGGTGATCATGGTTTACAGGGAAAAGGACACTATGGTTTATGACAATGCAGACCGCTTTTACGCCACCATTGACCAATCGCGTAAGGGAAGAACCCTTGCCATCTCCCTGGATGCCAACGAATCATTCACACTATACCCGGAAAATCCCCCCATTCATCTTACACCAACGGATCATTTCCCGAACATTTCGCTCTATGTGATGCCCGGCTCAAATACTACCATCTATGCCACCGATTTTGAGACCTTCACGATTCCGGGGCAGGTAGCCTGCCAGTATCCGGTACAGTGGACCACCTGGGAAAATGAACCCTGCGGGGAGCAGGATGCGGAGATCAGCAACGATTTTCACCACAGCGGAACAAAAAGCGCCAGGGTTGACAATGCCGTTGACCTTGTCCTACGTTTAGGTAACAGGACGACCGGGAAATACGAGCTGTCATTCTTTATCTATATCCCATCGGGATTTTGCGGCTATTACAATCTGCTGCAGAATTTTGGCGGCGCTGAAAGCAAATTCGGGCTGGAGGTCTATTTTCACAGCGATGGAACCGGATTCATCAATGCAGATGGATATAATACGGCCCAGTTCGATTATGCCCACAACCAGTGGCTACCGATCAAAAATATCATTGATCTGAACGGGGATGTGGCAGAGCTGATTATTGGCGGTGCATCCATTCACACCTGGCCCTGGAGCGCAGGGGCAACCGGCACTGACGGGATCAGACAGCTTTCGGCAGCTGATTTTTTTGCCGGTGTGGATGAAAACTACCCGTCGGATGTACCGAAATATTACATTGATGATCCTGAGTATAAAGCACTGGATGCTCCAACCTGTGCCGACCTGGTGGTGTATCCTTCGGCGATTTCGCAGAATCTGCAATACAATACTTCCACTTCAAGGATTTTGACCATTACCAATAATGGAAACACAGATCATACCTTCAGCATAGAACCGGATTATGTTTCCAAATCAGCAGAGGGCAGCTTCAATGGCAAAACTGCTCCCAGGTATGGCGCATCAACCGTCTATTACAATCAGACCGGCAATCCATCGGCTGAGACGGGGGTTCTGTCGCAGACCTTCATCACCGATCTTCCCGACCGTATCTGCGCGGCGGCCGATGATTTCATCGTACCCCCGGGCGAAACCTGGAACATTACGCACGTATTTGCAGCAGGGTACTATGTTAGTTACGTCATCCACGGGGAAGTGCCCTTTGTGAATGTGATCTTCTATGCCGATTCAAGCGGTTATCCGGGCCCTGCAGTCCATACCTTCAACGCCATACCGGCCCATTCGGATGCCGCTGGAGATGTGAACGTGTTCCTTCCGGCGCCGGCAAACCTGACCAGTGGTACATACTGGGTGTCTGTGGCCGCGTATATGTCCTACAGCACCAACAGATACTGGTACTGGAGCAAGGAGGCAGCACCTGCGATCCAGAATGAATTTGCCTGGAAAAATCCCCCCGGTGGATTGTCACAGAGTTGCATGTCGTGGTGCCACGCCTCAGACTATCAGCCCGACAAACTGGATCGTAACCTGACATTTGCCCTGACAGACAGCGTTTACGTAACACCCACCAGCTGGTTATCCGTCAGCCCTGCAAACGGGACCATCCCTGCCGGAGGCTCCATTGACGTACAGCTGGCCATTGATCCGGGCAATGTCACAGGAACCCATCAGTCAAATCTGGTTATCAGCACCGACGATCAGGTTGTTCCCCTGAGAAATGTGCCCATATCATTGAAAATGAATGGGGAGCCCGGGGAACTGCCGCTGGTTGAAGGTTGGGATAGTGATTTTCTGTCCCGTAAATGGGAACTGGATCCGATCACGATCCAGTGGAATGTCAATACAGCAAACGGGAATCCCAAACCTGAAGCCTGGTTTTTCCGCCCGGTGAATATCCTGAATTATAGCTTCTCACTGGTCACACAAACACTGGACGCCAGGGAAATACTTGACAATGTGACGCTGAAGTATGATGTGAAATTTCAGAATCCAAGTACCAGGGCCACCCTGGAGTGTTTGTCGGTTGAAGTATATGATGGAAGTGAATGGCAGCTGATCTGTACGCATAAAAATACGCAGGGGGGATTTGGGTACCTCTCTAAAACGTTTGACATTACCCCGCACGCCGCCGGGAAAATATTCAGCGTACGCTTCAGGGTAAACGGAGCGAATACCTCTAACATCAATGTGTGGGAAGTGGACAACATCCAGGTATACCAGGAGGAAGTCGGCCACCTGGAGGGATTTGCCAGCAGGCTTTCAGATGGCTCCATGGTTGAAGGCGCCGTGGTAACCCTTATCAATCCTCAGGGCGAAAAGTATGTCACAAGTACCCAGAACAACGGCCATTTTATGGTCAACCGGGTGAAAACAGGCGGTTATCTGCTCAGTGTCAAAAAGAAAGGACTAAACGTAGTCTATGATAGCATCACCATAGTCTATGGCGAGACACTGTCGAAGCACTACCGGATGACTGCACCAACCCTGACGGCGGATCCGGAATCGGTTTCCGTGGTGGTCCCGGTCAACCAGACGGCAACGCAAACGGTTACACTTTACAACGAAGGAAACGGACCTTTGGGATGGATAGCTAACTTCCAGTCCGATTCCAGGAAGGTATCCATACCCGTGAGCAACGGCGACTTTCCCAGAGGTTCTTCCCCACCATCCCTGGAGCGTGCTCCGGCGAAAGGTCCTGCTCATTTTGAACCTGCCCGGGGAGCGAAGGGGCCGACGGGTTTTGCTTTTGATTTGCACCACGGGATGTTTTTTTCATTTGATACGGATGATCCAGGTACACCCAATGCAATTGCCACCTTCGATTATGGTCCTTACGGGGGCACGTTCGATGCCTATCAGACCTCCTTCCTGTACGTCATTGACGTCAGTAACGACCACCTGATAAAAGTCGATGTTATCAGCGGGACGGTTACCGATATAGGGAAATGTGACAAGATAGGAGGCCACACCTTTACAGGTCTGCAAATTGACAAAACCACCAATACGTTGTATGCCGTTTCCGCCAAAGCGAACCTGACCGAATCGCAATTATACACCATTGATAAAAATACTGGAATTACAACACCTATCGGTTCATTAGGCCTGCCTGCGTGCATCGATATAGCCATTGACGGCTCCGGCCAGATGTACGGCTATGACATTATTACCGATCAATCCTATAAGATTGATAAGACCACAGCGGTTTCCACCCTGCTTGGTTCCATTGGTTTTGATGCCAATTGGGCCCAGGGAATGAGCTGGAATCCAGATGACGACATCATCTACCTGGCCGCTTTCAATGACTGGACACAAAGCGGCGAATTACGCAGACTGGACGTTAACAGCGGAAATACCGAGTTTGTCGGGAATTTCAGGGGTGAAGTCGATGCGCTGGCATTTCCCGGGGGAGGTTCTACCTGGTTTGCCTTTGAACCCATAACCGGTCAGATAGAAGCAGGAGGGTCCCAGGAAGTCACGATCACCTTCGACGGAAGCCATATCAATGAAGATGAGAGTCCCGTCGAAACCGGTATCCTTGTGTTCAAACCGGATGTCACCGTAGCCGATATCGATCCGGCACCGGTGGATCTTACTATGACGATCCAGGGACCGATGTTTGGCATTTTGAACGGGACCGTGACGCACAGCAGTATTCCTGTGGGAGAAGTTGAAATCAGGTTGGTCAGGGAAAACAGCCCGATCGAATATACCTATTTCATCACCACAGGTCCGGATGGTCGGTATGGTTTTAATGAGGCCATTCACGGGACCTATACGCTGACGGCGTGGAAAGAGGGGTATAACCTCTATACGGTGGGTGGAATTGCTGTCACGGGTGATCAAACCACCACGCACGACATCAACCTGGTCGCACCCATTATGAATGTCAATCCGTTGGAGATCAATGCCGCAACCACCGAAGGCGAGACGGTGGTCACGACGATGACCATCAGTAACAGCGGGGATGGCTTTCTGGAATGGCAAAGTTATATTACAGTCACGAATGAAAAAATATCCATTCCGGCCAGTGATGGCAGGTTTCCACGGACAAACATTCCTCCATCTGCCGGTCCGGCTCCGATGGCTCCGCGATCCGGCGGCAGCCCTTCCGGAAGCCATTTCAGAGGATCAACCGCTTATGCGTTCGATCTCAGTGAGGAAAAACTCTTTATTTCATTTGACACCGATGATCCTGGTACAAAGAACATCATCAGCGCTGTCGATTTCCTGGCTGTTGGAAGTGATTTCGACGGAAAGGATTTCAGCTTTATGTACGTGATTGATTACGATAATTTTGAATTAAAGAAGATCATTCTTGAGACCGGCGAGGTCACCAGCGTTGGGCCTTGTGTCCCCAGGGAAGAGCATATCTGGTCGGGGATAGCGGTCAATAAGCTCACGAATACCATGTATGGCGTGTCGACCAACATCGATGAATCGGCGCTTTACACGATCAACATGTTCACCGGTGAAGCAACGGAAATCGGGGGCATTGATATTCCGGCAGCGATCGATTGTGCCATTGACGGCCAGGGAGTGATGTACAGCTATTGCATTGTCAATCAAGAATCCTACCGGGTCAACCTGGAGACCCTGGAAACCACCTCCCTGGGCCCGATCGGGTTTGATGCCAACTATGCACAGGGGATGGCCTGGGATCCGGCAACAGACATCATCTACCTGACCGCCTTCAACCAGGAGGCCTTCCGGGGTGAGCTGCGCATTTTGGATAAAGAAACCGGAAACACCGAGTTCCTGGGTGCCTTTGATTGTGAAGTGGATGGTGTTGCCTTCCCGGGCGTTGTACCCTGGTTCACTATTGAGCCCAGGCGCGGAATCATTGAACCTTGGGCAGCACAGGATGTCACGGTAACCATGTTCAGTTCCCTGGCGCTATTGCCCATTGACTACACCCTGACAGGCAACATTCGTCTGGAGAGTGATCCGAATGTCGGAATCGTAAACGTACCTGTAACGCTTACGGTATCTCCTGTTGCCGTTGATGAAAACGAGTCCGATGGGATCGCCATTTATCCCAATCCCACTGCAGGTCTTGTTCAGATACAAAGCCGGAATTTCATCAAGGAACTGGAGATTCACTCGATCACAGGGCAAAGTGTATATCATAGCATAAAACGTGGACAGAAAGAGATGCAGCTTAACCTGTCGGAACTTGAACCTGGAGTCTACCTGATCAGGATGGTCACCGACAGCGGCATTCATCACAGGAGACTGACCATGACGCGATGA